Proteins encoded within one genomic window of Companilactobacillus zhachilii:
- a CDS encoding heavy metal translocating P-type ATPase, with product MNSDKIKLYGTLTIGFVAAILEFGFRQAGYAQLIISILGLLLALIMFVDMIKVLKSGNFGIDLLAITAIVATISLGQYWAGWIVLLMLTGGDTLEEYAANKAKSELKSLLDNTPSKAHLLDNGHVKDIDIDDVKIGDELLIRPKEQVPVDGTVYEGQSEVDESSLTGESVPINVAEGKYVMSGSINGENPFKIRAEKIAADSEYQAIVKLVKESETHPAHFVRLADRYAVPFTLIAYVIAGIAWYISKDPVRIAQVLVVASPCPLILAAPIAFVSGMSRTSRNGIIIKSGTALEKLNSANTVAFDKTGTITMGKLVVNQFKTANNFKPETVMSYAASIEQNSSHVMAEAIVNYAKDRNLSIINAEDLKEVTAEGIVGKIDGHVVRVGQGKFVTDEPVDEVEGSGVYISIDGKYAGVYSLLDKIRPESKSTIQKLKDFGIKNILMISGDKKEATELVASEVGITKAYPSSLPADKVKIINGLDKEYHPTVMVGDGVNDAPALALADVGIAMGYKGANAASESADAVILQDDLSKVSLVVKIARDTMKVAREAVLIGIFICIALMIVAAFGLIPTIIGALLQEVVDTVAILYALRARSDRL from the coding sequence ATGAACTCAGACAAAATTAAGCTATATGGTACGTTGACCATCGGTTTTGTAGCCGCAATTCTTGAGTTTGGTTTCCGTCAAGCAGGGTATGCACAACTTATTATCAGTATTTTGGGGTTACTGTTAGCTCTAATCATGTTTGTTGATATGATCAAAGTTCTCAAATCGGGTAACTTTGGAATCGACTTACTGGCCATTACGGCGATTGTCGCTACAATCTCGCTTGGTCAATATTGGGCTGGTTGGATTGTTTTGTTAATGCTAACTGGTGGTGATACTTTGGAAGAGTACGCCGCAAATAAAGCTAAAAGTGAATTGAAATCACTATTGGACAATACACCTTCAAAAGCCCATCTACTAGACAATGGTCATGTTAAAGACATTGATATTGACGATGTTAAAATTGGCGACGAGCTGTTGATTCGTCCTAAGGAACAAGTTCCAGTTGATGGGACAGTTTATGAAGGTCAGTCTGAGGTTGATGAGTCTTCACTTACAGGGGAGTCAGTTCCCATTAATGTAGCTGAAGGTAAGTATGTTATGTCAGGTTCTATTAATGGCGAAAATCCTTTTAAGATTCGTGCGGAAAAAATTGCGGCTGATTCTGAGTATCAAGCTATTGTTAAGTTAGTTAAAGAATCGGAAACACATCCAGCACATTTTGTTCGATTAGCGGATCGTTATGCGGTTCCATTTACGTTGATTGCGTATGTGATTGCCGGGATTGCTTGGTATATTTCGAAAGATCCAGTTAGAATTGCCCAAGTTTTGGTTGTTGCTTCACCTTGTCCCTTGATTTTGGCTGCACCAATTGCTTTCGTATCAGGAATGAGTCGCACTAGTCGTAACGGGATTATTATCAAATCTGGAACCGCTTTGGAAAAACTTAATTCGGCCAATACGGTGGCTTTTGATAAAACAGGTACGATTACCATGGGAAAATTAGTAGTTAATCAGTTTAAAACGGCAAATAATTTCAAACCTGAGACAGTCATGTCGTACGCAGCTTCGATTGAACAAAATTCGAGTCACGTTATGGCCGAAGCAATTGTTAATTACGCCAAAGATCGTAATTTATCAATCATTAATGCTGAAGACTTGAAGGAGGTTACGGCTGAAGGGATTGTTGGTAAAATAGATGGACATGTCGTTAGGGTTGGTCAAGGTAAGTTTGTGACTGATGAACCTGTTGATGAAGTAGAAGGTTCCGGTGTGTACATTTCGATCGATGGTAAGTATGCTGGTGTTTATAGTTTGCTTGATAAAATCCGTCCAGAATCGAAATCAACAATTCAAAAGTTAAAAGATTTTGGTATTAAAAATATTCTGATGATTTCAGGGGATAAAAAAGAAGCAACCGAATTAGTTGCTTCAGAAGTTGGTATCACTAAGGCTTATCCTTCAAGTTTGCCAGCTGATAAGGTTAAAATTATCAATGGTTTGGATAAAGAGTATCATCCAACAGTTATGGTCGGTGATGGTGTCAATGATGCACCGGCACTAGCTTTAGCAGATGTTGGTATTGCAATGGGATACAAGGGTGCTAATGCTGCCAGTGAATCAGCAGATGCCGTTATTTTGCAAGACGACCTAAGTAAGGTTAGCTTAGTTGTTAAAATAGCTC
- the nrdG gene encoding anaerobic ribonucleoside-triphosphate reductase activating protein: MRQNMREPNNPTPKEWLSEDLSLKRIADYKPFNFVDGEGVRCSLYVSGCPFRCPGCYNVAAQDFRYGKPYTKELEDRIIKDLSQSYVQGLTFLGGEPFLNTQVCLSLCKRIRKEFGHTKDIWSWTGYSWEELLKDSDDKLEMLSLIDILVDGRFLLPKKDLTLQFRGSSNQRIIDVPKSLASGSVTIWDKLVK; this comes from the coding sequence ATGCGGCAGAATATGAGAGAACCAAACAATCCGACTCCCAAAGAATGGTTGAGCGAGGACCTCAGTCTTAAAAGAATTGCCGATTATAAGCCGTTTAATTTTGTTGATGGTGAAGGTGTAAGATGTAGCCTATATGTTTCGGGGTGTCCATTTCGTTGTCCGGGGTGTTATAACGTTGCAGCTCAAGATTTTCGGTATGGAAAACCTTATACGAAAGAATTAGAAGATAGAATCATTAAAGATCTTAGTCAAAGTTATGTTCAAGGATTAACTTTTTTGGGTGGAGAACCATTCTTGAATACTCAAGTGTGCTTGTCGTTATGTAAAAGAATTAGAAAAGAGTTCGGACATACCAAGGATATTTGGTCATGGACTGGTTATTCATGGGAAGAGCTATTAAAGGATTCCGATGATAAGTTAGAGATGCTCTCGTTGATTGATATTCTAGTTGATGGACGTTTTCTACTACCTAAGAAAGATTTAACGTTACAATTTCGTGGATCATCTAATCAAAGAATCATTGATGTACCAAAGTCCTTAGCTAGTGGGAGCGTTACAATTTGGGATAAATTAGTTAAATAA
- the nrdD gene encoding anaerobic ribonucleoside-triphosphate reductase — MTAKLDELVSIPVEKRSGVKTAFYPYKINFVLDQLQLTAEQRSFVVDKLVQKFRDVQLINTVELHKFIFRVLNDNGMAEEAMAYETYFRQDQEKFAQATNVQLNIERLFNRNEDVVHENANKDSNIFNTQRDLEAGVASRAMGLKMLPEIVAKAHLRGDIHWHDLDYSPVTPETNCCLIDFDEMLSNGFKIGNAWVASPRSIQTATAQMSQIIANVASLQYGGCSANRIDQLLAPYAEINYQKHLKDAKKWIVEDKQVEFAKEKTRKDIYDAMQALEYEINTLYSSQGQTPFTTINFGLGTNWLERAIQKAILEIRIKGLGKEHRTAIFPKLTFTIKRGLNLNPGDPNYDIKMLALECSTKRMYPDLLMYDKIKEITGSFKTPMGCRSFLQGWKDENGKEVNSGRMNLGVVTVNLPRIALESKGDMDLFWQIFEEKMRICHAALAYRIERTKQAKPENAPLLYMYGAFGKRLKKDDSIDELFKNERATVSLGYIGLYEVCTEFFGNNWENNQEAHDFAEEIVKALHEKCVGWAKESGYHYSLYSTPAESLTDTFCRDDLEKFGVIADITEKEYYTNSFHYDVRKHPNPFEKLTFEEVFPKYASGGFIHYCEYPNLRQNPKALESVWDWAYDHVGYLGTNTSIDQCFECGFKGEFNATARGFVCPQCGNHNPMTCDVVKRTCGYLGNPQQRPMIHGRHVEIASRRKNMTSEMIKHAAEYERTKQSDSQRMVERGPQS, encoded by the coding sequence ATGACTGCCAAATTAGATGAATTGGTATCCATTCCCGTTGAAAAAAGAAGTGGTGTGAAGACCGCTTTTTATCCATATAAAATAAACTTTGTCTTAGATCAATTGCAATTGACGGCGGAGCAACGCAGTTTTGTTGTCGATAAATTGGTTCAAAAGTTTCGTGACGTTCAGTTAATCAATACAGTTGAATTACATAAGTTTATTTTTCGTGTCTTAAATGATAACGGTATGGCTGAAGAAGCCATGGCCTATGAAACTTACTTTCGACAAGACCAAGAGAAATTTGCTCAAGCTACAAATGTTCAACTAAACATTGAGCGTTTGTTTAATCGCAATGAGGATGTTGTCCATGAGAATGCTAATAAAGATAGTAATATCTTCAATACACAACGTGATTTAGAGGCCGGAGTCGCTAGTCGAGCTATGGGTTTAAAGATGTTGCCAGAGATTGTTGCAAAGGCGCATTTGAGAGGTGATATTCATTGGCATGACCTAGACTACTCACCAGTAACGCCTGAAACTAATTGTTGTCTAATTGACTTTGATGAAATGCTTAGCAATGGTTTTAAAATTGGTAATGCCTGGGTCGCCTCACCACGTTCGATTCAAACGGCGACTGCCCAGATGTCACAAATTATCGCGAATGTTGCCTCGTTACAATATGGTGGCTGTTCGGCTAATCGTATTGATCAATTGTTGGCACCATATGCGGAAATTAATTATCAAAAGCACTTGAAAGATGCCAAAAAGTGGATTGTTGAAGATAAGCAAGTCGAGTTTGCTAAAGAAAAGACTCGTAAAGACATTTACGATGCCATGCAAGCGCTTGAATATGAAATCAATACACTTTACTCATCACAAGGTCAAACACCGTTTACCACCATTAATTTTGGTTTGGGGACCAATTGGCTTGAACGGGCAATTCAAAAAGCAATTTTGGAAATTAGAATTAAAGGTTTAGGAAAAGAACACCGAACAGCGATTTTTCCTAAGTTAACTTTTACAATCAAACGTGGCTTGAACCTAAATCCTGGTGATCCAAATTATGATATTAAAATGTTGGCACTGGAATGTTCAACTAAGCGGATGTATCCCGATTTGTTGATGTATGACAAAATTAAAGAGATCACCGGTAGTTTCAAGACCCCAATGGGATGTCGGTCATTTTTGCAAGGTTGGAAAGATGAAAATGGCAAAGAAGTAAATTCCGGGCGAATGAATTTAGGCGTTGTAACGGTCAATTTGCCACGAATCGCCTTGGAATCAAAAGGGGATATGGATTTATTCTGGCAAATATTTGAAGAAAAAATGCGGATTTGTCATGCTGCTCTAGCATATCGGATTGAACGGACCAAACAAGCCAAACCCGAAAATGCGCCGCTGCTTTATATGTATGGGGCATTTGGGAAACGTTTGAAAAAAGATGACAGTATCGATGAACTATTCAAAAATGAGCGAGCAACTGTTTCATTAGGCTATATCGGTTTGTATGAAGTATGTACAGAATTCTTTGGTAATAATTGGGAGAACAATCAAGAGGCCCATGATTTTGCCGAAGAGATTGTCAAAGCGTTACATGAAAAATGTGTTGGTTGGGCTAAGGAAAGTGGGTATCATTACAGCCTTTATTCGACTCCAGCGGAATCATTGACTGATACTTTTTGCCGTGATGATTTAGAGAAATTTGGCGTTATAGCGGATATAACGGAGAAAGAATATTACACTAATAGTTTTCATTATGATGTTAGAAAGCACCCTAATCCTTTTGAAAAATTGACCTTTGAAGAAGTATTTCCAAAATACGCTTCAGGTGGATTTATTCATTATTGCGAATATCCTAATTTACGACAAAATCCTAAGGCTTTAGAGTCTGTTTGGGATTGGGCATATGATCATGTGGGTTATCTAGGAACCAATACCTCAATCGATCAGTGCTTTGAATGTGGTTTTAAAGGTGAATTCAATGCCACAGCGCGTGGCTTTGTTTGTCCACAATGTGGTAACCACAATCCCATGACTTGTGATGTCGTTAAGCGGACCTGCGGATATTTAGGTAATCCCCAACAAAGACCAATGATTCATGGTCGCCACGTGGAAATTGCTTCACGTAGAAAAAATATGACTTCGGAGATGATAAAACATGCGGCAGAATATGAGAGAACCAAACAATCCGACTCCCAAAGAATGGTTGAGCGAGGACCTCAGTCTTAA